The Candidatus Hydrogenedentota bacterium genome window below encodes:
- a CDS encoding DUF1573 domain-containing protein encodes MKKLVVWGVPLVTLLSAATLLVLTSRSHWIGASVGPEHRFTFPVARQRAIVNHTFELRNSDSDPFKITRVVTSCACALVRGVDSLTLLPGDIVDIPVEFYVGSEGGHAQATVSVLIEGRSEPVLFLLEGDVVEEYPTTVSFGTIRRGEAVKKSFEINTFPGQPEIVILSVSYDRRAFHVTFEMSEVRRGAQKVTAALCDTIPYGHFSSTLRVLTNDVEVPEKSIVFSGYVLLPLEVSDKTLYLGVIGARDPVSATVELYSPYGHAVELIGVENAKPGYFAWNVEERGLPDRLKVTISTTEKSPPVGVLKGTLIFHARVGETNEQVRVEAYGLVQ; translated from the coding sequence ATGAAGAAGCTGGTCGTGTGGGGCGTTCCGCTTGTTACCCTTCTATCAGCGGCTACGTTATTGGTCCTAACGAGCCGGAGTCACTGGATCGGCGCCTCCGTCGGTCCAGAACACCGCTTCACGTTCCCTGTGGCCCGTCAACGGGCCATCGTCAACCATACTTTCGAACTGCGCAACTCTGATTCGGACCCATTCAAAATCACGAGAGTCGTCACAAGTTGCGCGTGTGCTCTCGTTAGAGGGGTGGACAGTCTCACGCTTTTGCCGGGTGATATAGTAGATATACCCGTGGAATTCTATGTTGGCAGCGAGGGAGGCCATGCGCAAGCTACCGTATCGGTGCTGATAGAAGGGCGCTCGGAGCCGGTGCTCTTTCTTCTTGAGGGAGACGTTGTCGAGGAATATCCCACGACAGTCTCATTCGGGACGATTAGAAGGGGCGAGGCTGTGAAGAAGTCCTTCGAGATAAACACATTTCCAGGACAGCCGGAGATCGTCATTCTTAGCGTCTCGTATGATCGCCGCGCCTTTCATGTCACCTTTGAAATGTCTGAGGTTCGGAGAGGTGCACAGAAAGTGACTGCCGCTTTATGCGACACCATCCCTTACGGACACTTCAGTTCCACACTTCGAGTGTTAACAAATGACGTGGAGGTTCCTGAGAAGTCTATCGTGTTCTCAGGCTACGTATTATTACCTCTGGAGGTGTCCGACAAGACACTTTACCTAGGTGTCATCGGCGCTCGCGACCCGGTCTCGGCTACAGTTGAGCTATACTCTCCTTATGGGCATGCGGTGGAACTTATAGGTGTAGAAAACGCGAAGCCGGGTTATTTCGCGTGGAACGTTGAAGAGCGGGGCTTGCCCGATCGACTGAAAGTCACAATATCAACGACAGAAAAGTCGCCACCTGTGGGAGTTCTGAAGGGGACGCTCATTTTTCACGCACGGGTGGGTGAGACGAACGAGCAGGTGCGTGTGGAGGCTTATGGCCTGGTGCAATAA